The Leucoraja erinacea ecotype New England unplaced genomic scaffold, Leri_hhj_1 Leri_150S, whole genome shotgun sequence genome contains a region encoding:
- the nudt22 gene encoding uridine diphosphate glucose pyrophosphatase NUDT22 isoform X2, producing MDPDITLLLQCPEPGGWSQDRVQAELSPDNNRRPLPKHEPTIAAAWDSRRRDKPWLFNGAKFRFHSARRRGELLALRLGLTCYRDYLGTNWSPEAPALQRRGLEDLGDSQAYMADPLGVGAMMFTADHSFVFLRRSQEVAEAAGQVDIPGGHPEPKVNIPLESLSSPLLLGIVRNNRSAGRASAEFYVRCGLTSEQVRERYLLGGAEAHESTNIIFISQQDVLKMEEASDMWHELCPSAKGAVKLYSLAHPNLD from the exons ATGGACCCAGACATCACCCTCCTGCTCCAGTGTCCAGAGCCCGGCGGCTGGAGCCAGGACCGGGTCCAAGCCGAGCTTTCGCCCGACAACAACCGGCGCCCGCTGCCGAAACACGAGCCGACCATCGCCGCGGCGTGGGACAGCCGCCGGCGGGACAAGCCCTGGCTCTTCAACGGGGCCAAGTTCCGCTTCCACTCGGCCCGTCGACGGGGCGAGCTGCTGGCCCTCCGGCTGGGCCTCACCTGCTACCGGGACTACCTGGGCACCAACTGGTCACCCGAGGCGCCGGCTCTGCAGCGGCGCGGCCTGGAGGATCTCGGCGATAGCCAGGCCTACATGGCTGACCCACTGGGGGTCGGGGCCATGATGTTCACCGCTGATCACAGCTTCGTCTTCCTCAGGAGGAGCCAGGAGGTGGCAGAGGCTGCCGGGCAAGTGGACATCCCCGGCGGGCACCCAGAACCCAAG GTTAATATCCCCTTGGAGAGTTTGAGCAGTCCCCTGCTGCTGGGAATAGTCCGGAATAACCGGAGCGCTGGGAGGGCCAGTGCCGAGTTTTACGTCAG GTGTGGACTGACCTCGGAGCAGGTGAGGGAGCGTTACCTCCTCGGTGGAGCTGAGGCACACGAGTCTACCAATATCATCTTCATCAGCCAACAG GACGTCCTGAAGATGGAGGAGGCCTCCGACATGTGGCACGAGTTGTGTCCCTCGGCAAAGGGGGCTGTCAAACTGTACTCGCTCGCCCACCCGAACCTCGActga
- the mus81 gene encoding crossover junction endonuclease MUS81, whose protein sequence is MEYRREEMAPVCPNPLFLQWLVEWRDTAAERQHKSQVVYEKAIRSLIMYPLPLRNGREARILYGFGDGICSRLDEKLADYFAEHGGDAPIHYACDTVPLSAVWAQRKNAPCGRSPVKATSCWAAEGLSEDDEAADRRPSPSPRRRRHENREEQDYNFFFPLQKRVAIGAATRLLLPPSNIEAMDPENVRDPWSQYGLSGWNYYRSLEMAVVSRHHTSNIFAVSPPGPPRFTLTEKGLRLGEKLSAEHMEQERLQEGRPEPDGHADTLPDQPHGDQEERSTHSTTPGGSNEQPPAVRAFPCQWWAGARLPGAAEMAGTGGTCASGSRSQQPPFTHIPEFTLHPGGFDVVLCIDFIETTAGASHRKRELVSELKRNKIDFDVRKLHVGDFLWVARERVHGCPGQANAPRPRELVLDYVVERKRMDDLCGSIVDGRFREQKFRMKRCGLRNRIYLVEDCSFVKHLSLPETTLQQAIVNTQVVDGFFVKRTKDVKESAAYLTIMTRYLQNLYLQKTLVSCRKEEQGAACSREDTDTDTCILLTFIDFNEGAMKNRAQTVKEVFAKQLMQINGISGEKAVAILGHYDSVASLMKAYEACPTVTGREKLLANIKVWQYSAVKGDTWTLWVRPGHSRCTGFISKRKPIDWKRKFEELLIRCWTPTGRDLLPSQRCLPRRRASFYTSRLC, encoded by the exons ATGGAGTACAGGAGAGAGGAGATGGCCCCAGTCTGCCCCAACCCGCTCTTCCTGCAGTGGCTGGTGGAGTGGAGGGACACGGCCGCAGAAAGGCAGCACAAGTCGCAGGTCGTCTACGAGAAG GCCATCCGATCGTTGATCATGTACCCGCTGCCGCTGCGGAACGGTCGCGAGGCGAGGATTCTGTACGGCTTCGGCGACGGCATCTGCAGCCGTCTGGACGAGAAGCTGGCCGATTACTTCGCCGAACACG GTGGAGACGCGCCCATCCATTACGCGTGTGACACCGTTCCCCTGAGCGCGGTGTGGGCGCAGAGGAAGAACGCGCCCTGCGGCAGGTCCCCGGTGAAGGCAACAAGCTGCTGGGCCGCCGAGGGCCTGTCTGAAGACGATGAAGCAGCAGACCGAAGGCCGTCTCCTTCC CCGAGACGGAGGCGTCACGAGAACAGAGAAGAACAGGACTACAATTTTTTCTTTCCACTGCAGAAGCGAGTAGCGATCGGGGCGGCTACGCGCCTGCTGCTGCCACCTTCAAACATAGAGGCCATGG ATCCAGAGAACGTTAGAGATCCATGGTCCCAGTACGGATTGTCAGGTTGGAACTACTACAGGTCCCTCGAGATGGCCGTTGTGTCGAGGCACCACACAAGCAACATTT TCGCCGTGTCCCCCCCCGGCCCACCCAGGTTCACCCTGACTGAGAAGGGGCTGAGGCTGGGGGAGAAGTTGAGCGCAGAGCACATGGAGCAGGAGAGGCTGCAGGAAGGCAGGCCCGAGCCAGACGGACACGCCGACACGCTCCCGGACCAGCCGCACGGAGACCAGGAGGAGCGGTCCACGCACTCCACAACCCCAGg tGGGAGCAACGAGCAGCCGCCGGCCGTGCGTGCGTTCCCGTGCCAGTGGTGGGCGGGCGCGCGGCTGCCCGGGGCCGCGGAGATGGCGGGCACGGGGGGCACGTGTGCCAGCGGCAGCCGGTCCCAGCAGCCTCCGTTCACCCACATCCCCGAGTTCACCCTGCACCCCGGGGGCTTCGACGTGGTCCTGTGCATCGACTTCATCGAGACCACCGC GGGAGCGAGCCACAGGAAGCGGGAGCTGGTGTCTGAGCTGAAGAGAAACAAGATCGACTTTGACGTCCGCAAACTTCACGTGGGAGACTTCCTGTGGGTGGCCCGAGAGCGAGTCCACGGCTGTCCAG GGCAGGCGAACGCTCCCCGCCCACGGGAGCTGGTCCTCGACTACGTGGTGGAGAGGAAGAGGATGGACGACCTGTGCGGGAGCATTGTGGACGGGCGATTCCGTGAGCAGAAG TTCCGTATGAAGCGCTGTGGGCTGAGGAACCGCATCTACCTGGTGGAGGACTGCAGCTTCGTCAAACACCTCAGCCTCCCCGAGACCACGCTGCAGCAAGCCATCGTCAACACCCAG GTGGTGGACGGGTTCTTTGTGAAGCGGACCAAAGATGTGAAAGAGTCGGCTGCCTACCTCACCATCATGACCAGATACCTGCAGAACCTCTACCTG CAAAAGACACTGGTGAGCTGCCGGAAGGAGGAACAAGGTGCCGCCTGCTCCAGGGAGGACACAGACACGGACACCTGCATCCTCCTCACCTTCATCGACTTCAACGAGGGGGCAATGAAGAACAGG GCGCAGACAGTGAAGGAGGTGTTCGCCAAACAGCTGATGCAGATCAACGGCATCAGTGGGGAGAAGGCGGTGGCCATCTTGGGCCACTACGACTCTGTAGCCAG CTTGATGAAGGCGTACGAGGCGTGTCCCACCGTGACGGGGAGAGAAAAGCTGCTCGCTAACATCAAGGTGTGGCAATACTCAGCGGTTAAGGGCGacacatg
- the nudt22 gene encoding uridine diphosphate glucose pyrophosphatase NUDT22 isoform X1 translates to MDPDITLLLQCPEPGGWSQDRVQAELSPDNNRRPLPKHEPTIAAAWDSRRRDKPWLFNGAKFRFHSARRRGELLALRLGLTCYRDYLGTNWSPEAPALQRRGLEDLGDSQAYMADPLGVGAMMFTADHSFVFLRRSQEVAEAAGQVDIPGGHPEPKEAVRDVPEESIRLDHLSPELVVRELFASILGEIRDEVNIPLESLSSPLLLGIVRNNRSAGRASAEFYVRCGLTSEQVRERYLLGGAEAHESTNIIFISQQDVLKMEEASDMWHELCPSAKGAVKLYSLAHPNLD, encoded by the exons ATGGACCCAGACATCACCCTCCTGCTCCAGTGTCCAGAGCCCGGCGGCTGGAGCCAGGACCGGGTCCAAGCCGAGCTTTCGCCCGACAACAACCGGCGCCCGCTGCCGAAACACGAGCCGACCATCGCCGCGGCGTGGGACAGCCGCCGGCGGGACAAGCCCTGGCTCTTCAACGGGGCCAAGTTCCGCTTCCACTCGGCCCGTCGACGGGGCGAGCTGCTGGCCCTCCGGCTGGGCCTCACCTGCTACCGGGACTACCTGGGCACCAACTGGTCACCCGAGGCGCCGGCTCTGCAGCGGCGCGGCCTGGAGGATCTCGGCGATAGCCAGGCCTACATGGCTGACCCACTGGGGGTCGGGGCCATGATGTTCACCGCTGATCACAGCTTCGTCTTCCTCAGGAGGAGCCAGGAGGTGGCAGAGGCTGCCGGGCAAGTGGACATCCCCGGCGGGCACCCAGAACCCAAG GAAGCAGTGCGGGACGTGCCTGAGGAATCCATTCGCCTGGATCACCTGTCACCAGAGCTGGTCGTCCGGGAACTGTTTGCCTCCATTCTGGGGGAGATTCGCGATGAG GTTAATATCCCCTTGGAGAGTTTGAGCAGTCCCCTGCTGCTGGGAATAGTCCGGAATAACCGGAGCGCTGGGAGGGCCAGTGCCGAGTTTTACGTCAG GTGTGGACTGACCTCGGAGCAGGTGAGGGAGCGTTACCTCCTCGGTGGAGCTGAGGCACACGAGTCTACCAATATCATCTTCATCAGCCAACAG GACGTCCTGAAGATGGAGGAGGCCTCCGACATGTGGCACGAGTTGTGTCCCTCGGCAAAGGGGGCTGTCAAACTGTACTCGCTCGCCCACCCGAACCTCGActga